From one Dermacentor variabilis isolate Ectoservices chromosome 3, ASM5094787v1, whole genome shotgun sequence genomic stretch:
- the LOC142575741 gene encoding glutathione S-transferase Mu 1-like, producing MPANSSKDQKTGKPGKVILGYWANIRGIVEPIRCMLEYAGVPYEYKTYPWLDKPTPQESKAMWLQEKAALAERGFAFPNLPYLVDGEDAKIVQSLAIMRYLARKHGLAVPDSKPALAARVDMLEGQINELRWYLIFYCWEDYVATLKGDFAEALPGQLELLSRSLADRKWLAGDQITHVDFMLYELLDQFLLFKPGCLNEHANLKAYVERFRQLTPIKAYLSSDRFQPWPVFLPVAKRWGCGKPPASLVGKHAKA from the exons ATGCCAGCCAACAGCAGCAAGGACCAGAAGACCGGCAAGCCCGGGAAGGTGATCTTGGGCTACTGGGCCAACATCCGGGGCATCGTCGAGCCCATCCGGTGCATGCTGGAGTACGCCGGAGTGCCGTACGAGTACAAGACGTACCCGTGGCTGGACAAGCCCACTCCGCAGGAGAGCAAAGCCATGTGGCTGCAGGAGAAGGCGGCGCTGGCCGAGAGGGGATTCGCCTTTCCCAACCTGCCGTACCTGGTCGACGGCGAAGACGCCAAGATCGTCCAGAGCCTGGCCATCATGCGCTACTTGGCTCGCAAGCACGGCCTCGCCGTGCCGGACTCGAAGCCCGCCTTGGCCGCTCGCGTCGACATGCTCGAAGGACAGATCAACGAGCTCAG GTGGTACCTGATCTTCTACTGCTGGGAGGACTACGTCGCGACCCTGAAGGGCGACTTCGCCGAGGCCCTGCCCGGACAGCTGGAGCTGCTGTCACGCAGCCTGGCCGACCGCAAGTGGCTCGCCGGCGATCAGATCACCCACGTGGACTTCATGCTGTATGAGCTGCTCGATCAGTTTTTGCTCTTCAAACCGGGCTGCCTGAACGAGCACGCCAACTTGAAGGCGTACGTGGAGAGATTCCGCCAGCTGACGCCCATCAAGGCGTACCTGTCCTCGGACAGGTTCCAGCCCTGGCCAGTGTTCCTGCCGGTGGCCAAGCGCTGGGGATGCGGCAAGCCTCCGGCGAGCCTCGTAGGCAAGCACGCGAAAGCCTGA